From Lolium perenne isolate Kyuss_39 chromosome 5, Kyuss_2.0, whole genome shotgun sequence, a single genomic window includes:
- the LOC127300311 gene encoding HSP-interacting protein isoform X3, with protein MEEIPSEKPSESGSINCASSSGNSQDTPNSLVDKDEGLIIGVVNDLKEAGMAVELKEGMAIELKEEGVAIELKEEGAVTIELKDEGVSIELTVEGASTKMKEGVAIDLKEDRTAIELKEEGADSKEDAAAIGLKDEEARIKLEEETRLSQKRDYEQAIKLKGDGTKLFQRRDYEGAASIFDEAIKLLPKEHGDIAFLHCNIAACYMHMNPEDYERAVDECNAALEASPKYTNALLKRARCFEALDRLDLAFSDVEKVLSFEPNNITALELFESIKEEMEEKENILEDQVVSPVEHKTVFAKEKIKRKVSRKFRNSIVQEEVWLIHDDDIQENDEDDNEENCDEENHMKIDLSNEENDAKEMQSRHNHDEDKCSTEQNHVKHDENKEGENHENQQLQHTSWDMEEMHRKEMQNQNKHENPLKEIKVRSGQSQQETHTAQNQVGDVDKRQKHIEEVHTTSQSKQETHTDMYERFINGNQVKNSLEQHTSRGEDKQENQSAVKLPSHGRDEQKHTREKSTYANDGETKTAKFVLGDDIRIALVPENCSLLQLINIARCKYSPHLKAMLLKFQDIEGDLVTITSSEELRWVEDLKQGPARLYIKEVSPEREITRDIVMPSISTATLERKQSISECGSSRIAEEKNSSYADDWMMQFARLFKNHVGFDSDAYVDLRDLGTRLYYEAMEDTITSDEAQEIFHAAEAKFQEMAALALFNWGNIHMSRAKKRLCLSEDAPKESVLSQVKRAYELACAEYVKAGKKFEDTVDVKPDFYEGLIALGHQQFEQAKLSWRYADACKVDMGTEVLELFNRAEDNMEKGMEMWEGIEYLRLKGMSKSKKEKILLDKLGLDGHQKDLTSDEAFEQASNMRSQLNISWGTILYERSVVEFKLGLASWEESLTEAIEKFKTGGASLADISVMIKNHCANEKTQEGTMIELQD; from the exons ATGGAGGAAATACCAAGCGAGAAGCCAAGCGAATCTGGATCAATTAATTGCGCAAGTAGTTCAGGCAACAGCCAGGACACTCCAAATTCATTGGTGGATAAAGACGAAGGCCTCATTATTGGGGTGGTAAACGACTTAAAGGAGGCGGGGATGGCTGTCGAACTAAAGGAGGGGATGGCTATTGAGTTGAAGGAGGAGGGAGTGGCTATTGAGCTGAAGGAGGAAGGGGCGGTGACTATCGAATTGAAGGATGAGGGCGTGTCTATCGAATTGACGGTCGAGGGGGCATCTACCAAAATGAAGGAGGGGGTGGCTATCGACTTGAAGGAGGACAGAACAGCCATTGAACTGAAGGAGGAGGGTGCTGACTCGAAGGAGGATGCGGCCGCTATCGGTTTGAAGGATGAGGAGGCGAGGATCAAATTGGAGGAAGAGACAAGGTTATCCCAGAAGAGGGACTATGAGCAGGCTATCAAACTAAAGGGGGACGGGACAAAGCTATTCCAGAGGCGGGACTATGAAGGGGCAGCCTCCATATTTGACGAGGCAATAAAGCTCTTGCCAAAGGAGCATGGCGATATCGCCTTCCTCCACTGCAACATTGCTGCATGTTACATGCACATGAACCCTGAGGATTATGAACGCGCGGTTGATGAGTGCAATGCAGCACTGGAGGCATCACCCAAATATACAAATGCATTACTGAAAAGGGCGCGATGCTTTGAAGCATTGGATAGGCTGGATCTAGCTTTTAGTGATGTGGAAAAGGTGCTGAGCTTCGAACCGAACAACATTACTGCATTGGAGCTCTTTGAGAGTATTAAGGAGGAGATggaggagaaagaaaatataTTGGAGGATCAGGTTGTGTCACCAGTGGAGCATAAGACGGTATTTGCAAAagagaagatcaagaggaaagtaTCTCGAAAATTCAGAAACTCCATAGTCCAGGAAGAGGTGTGGTTGATTCATGATGACGATATCCAAGAGAatgatgaagatgacaatgaagaaaactgtgatgaagaaaaccataTGAAGATAGATTTAAGCAATGAAGAAAATGACGCCAAGGAGATGCAGTCGAGGCATAATCATGATGAAGATAAATGTTCCACAGAACAGAACCATGTGAAACATGATGAGAACAAAGAAGGAGAAAATCATGAAAACCAACAACTGCAGCACACTTCTTGGGATATGGAAGAAATGCATCGCAAAGAAATGCAGAATCAAAACAAGCATGAAAATCCCCTCAAAGAGATAAAGGTGAGAAGTGGTCAGAGTCAGCAGGAAACACACACAGCACAGAATCAGGTCGGCGATGTGGACAAACGTCAAAAGCACATTGAGGAGGTACACACTACTAGTCAAAGCAAACAAGAAACTCACACTGACATGTATGAAAGGTTTATCAATGGCAACCAAGTAAAAAACTCCTTAGAGCAGCATACTAGTCGTGGTGAGGACAAGCAGGAAAACCAAAGTGCAGTCAAACTGCCAAGTCATGGTAGAGATGAGCAAAAGCATACGAGGGAGAAGAGCACATATGCTAACGATGGAGAAACGAAGACTGCAAAGTTTGTTTTGGGAGATGACATAAGGATTGCACTAGTTCCAGAAAATTGTAGTCTGCTGCAATTGATAAACATAGCTCGGTGTAAGTACAGTCCCCACCTGAAGGCAATGCTTCTTAAATTTCAGGACATAGAGGGTGACTTGGTGACAATTACATCAAGTGAAGAACTAAGGTGGGTTGAAGACCTGAAGCAAGGACCAGCTCGATTGTACATAAAAGAAGTAAGTCCTGAGCGTGAGATCACTAGGGACATTGTTATGCCCAGTATATCTACTGCAACGTTAGAAAGAAAGCAGAGCATTTCTGAGTGTGGAAGTTCTAGGATTGCAGAAGAAAAGAACTCATCATATGCTGATGACTGGATGATGCAGTTTGCTCGTCTATTCAAGAACCATGTTGGTTTTGATTCTGATGCATATGTAGATCTCCGTGACCTTGGTACGCGGCTGTACTATGAAGCAATGGAAGACACCATCACAAGCGACGAAGCTCAGGAGATATTTCATGCAGCAGAGGCAAAATTTCAAGAAATGGCAGCTCTAGCATTGTTTAATTGGGGCAACATACACATGTCTCGTGCAAAGAAGAGATTATGTTTATCTGAAGATGCTCCAAAAGAATCTGTACTTTCCCAGGTCAAGCGTGCATATGAATTGGCATGTGCTGAATATGTCAAAGCTGGAAAGAAGTTTGAAGATACTGTGGACGTAAAACCAGATTTTTATGAAGGTCTTATTGCACTTGGACATCAACAGTTTGAGCAAGCAAAGCTTTCTTGGCGTTATGCAGATGCATGCAAGGTAGACATGGGAACTGAAGTACTGGAACTATTTAACCGTGCTGAGGATAATATGGAAAAAGGAATGGAGATGTGGGAGGGAATAGAATATTTGCGACTAAAAGGGATGTCTAAATCAAAAAAGGAGAAAATCCTACTGGACAAGTTGGGCTTGGATGGGCACCAAAAAGATTTAACATCAGATGAAGCGTTTGAGCAAGCTTCAAATATGCGATCACAGCTAAACATTTCATGGGGTACCATTCTTTATGAGCGTTCAGTAGTAGAATTCAAGTTAGGTCTTGCTAGCTGGGAGGAAAGTCTCACCGAAGCAATTGAAAAATTTAAGACCGGTGGAGCTTCCCTGGCAGATATCAGTGTAATGATAAAGAACCACTGTGCGAATGAGAAAACTCAAGAAGGTACGAT GATTGAGCTTCAAGATTGA
- the LOC127300311 gene encoding HSP-interacting protein isoform X1, giving the protein MEEIPSEKPSESGSINCASSSGNSQDTPNSLVDKDEGLIIGVVNDLKEAGMAVELKEGMAIELKEEGVAIELKEEGAVTIELKDEGVSIELTVEGASTKMKEGVAIDLKEDRTAIELKEEGADSKEDAAAIGLKDEEARIKLEEETRLSQKRDYEQAIKLKGDGTKLFQRRDYEGAASIFDEAIKLLPKEHGDIAFLHCNIAACYMHMNPEDYERAVDECNAALEASPKYTNALLKRARCFEALDRLDLAFSDVEKVLSFEPNNITALELFESIKEEMEEKENILEDQVVSPVEHKTVFAKEKIKRKVSRKFRNSIVQEEVWLIHDDDIQENDEDDNEENCDEENHMKIDLSNEENDAKEMQSRHNHDEDKCSTEQNHVKHDENKEGENHENQQLQHTSWDMEEMHRKEMQNQNKHENPLKEIKVRSGQSQQETHTAQNQVGDVDKRQKHIEEVHTTSQSKQETHTDMYERFINGNQVKNSLEQHTSRGEDKQENQSAVKLPSHGRDEQKHTREKSTYANDGETKTAKFVLGDDIRIALVPENCSLLQLINIARCKYSPHLKAMLLKFQDIEGDLVTITSSEELRWVEDLKQGPARLYIKEVSPEREITRDIVMPSISTATLERKQSISECGSSRIAEEKNSSYADDWMMQFARLFKNHVGFDSDAYVDLRDLGTRLYYEAMEDTITSDEAQEIFHAAEAKFQEMAALALFNWGNIHMSRAKKRLCLSEDAPKESVLSQVKRAYELACAEYVKAGKKFEDTVDVKPDFYEGLIALGHQQFEQAKLSWRYADACKVDMGTEVLELFNRAEDNMEKGMEMWEGIEYLRLKGMSKSKKEKILLDKLGLDGHQKDLTSDEAFEQASNMRSQLNISWGTILYERSVVEFKLGLASWEESLTEAIEKFKTGGASLADISVMIKNHCANEKTQEGLSFKIDEIVQAWNEMYDAKKLKNGLDAVDMDTSVDANCKRLLTVRNCIFMNWTR; this is encoded by the exons ATGGAGGAAATACCAAGCGAGAAGCCAAGCGAATCTGGATCAATTAATTGCGCAAGTAGTTCAGGCAACAGCCAGGACACTCCAAATTCATTGGTGGATAAAGACGAAGGCCTCATTATTGGGGTGGTAAACGACTTAAAGGAGGCGGGGATGGCTGTCGAACTAAAGGAGGGGATGGCTATTGAGTTGAAGGAGGAGGGAGTGGCTATTGAGCTGAAGGAGGAAGGGGCGGTGACTATCGAATTGAAGGATGAGGGCGTGTCTATCGAATTGACGGTCGAGGGGGCATCTACCAAAATGAAGGAGGGGGTGGCTATCGACTTGAAGGAGGACAGAACAGCCATTGAACTGAAGGAGGAGGGTGCTGACTCGAAGGAGGATGCGGCCGCTATCGGTTTGAAGGATGAGGAGGCGAGGATCAAATTGGAGGAAGAGACAAGGTTATCCCAGAAGAGGGACTATGAGCAGGCTATCAAACTAAAGGGGGACGGGACAAAGCTATTCCAGAGGCGGGACTATGAAGGGGCAGCCTCCATATTTGACGAGGCAATAAAGCTCTTGCCAAAGGAGCATGGCGATATCGCCTTCCTCCACTGCAACATTGCTGCATGTTACATGCACATGAACCCTGAGGATTATGAACGCGCGGTTGATGAGTGCAATGCAGCACTGGAGGCATCACCCAAATATACAAATGCATTACTGAAAAGGGCGCGATGCTTTGAAGCATTGGATAGGCTGGATCTAGCTTTTAGTGATGTGGAAAAGGTGCTGAGCTTCGAACCGAACAACATTACTGCATTGGAGCTCTTTGAGAGTATTAAGGAGGAGATggaggagaaagaaaatataTTGGAGGATCAGGTTGTGTCACCAGTGGAGCATAAGACGGTATTTGCAAAagagaagatcaagaggaaagtaTCTCGAAAATTCAGAAACTCCATAGTCCAGGAAGAGGTGTGGTTGATTCATGATGACGATATCCAAGAGAatgatgaagatgacaatgaagaaaactgtgatgaagaaaaccataTGAAGATAGATTTAAGCAATGAAGAAAATGACGCCAAGGAGATGCAGTCGAGGCATAATCATGATGAAGATAAATGTTCCACAGAACAGAACCATGTGAAACATGATGAGAACAAAGAAGGAGAAAATCATGAAAACCAACAACTGCAGCACACTTCTTGGGATATGGAAGAAATGCATCGCAAAGAAATGCAGAATCAAAACAAGCATGAAAATCCCCTCAAAGAGATAAAGGTGAGAAGTGGTCAGAGTCAGCAGGAAACACACACAGCACAGAATCAGGTCGGCGATGTGGACAAACGTCAAAAGCACATTGAGGAGGTACACACTACTAGTCAAAGCAAACAAGAAACTCACACTGACATGTATGAAAGGTTTATCAATGGCAACCAAGTAAAAAACTCCTTAGAGCAGCATACTAGTCGTGGTGAGGACAAGCAGGAAAACCAAAGTGCAGTCAAACTGCCAAGTCATGGTAGAGATGAGCAAAAGCATACGAGGGAGAAGAGCACATATGCTAACGATGGAGAAACGAAGACTGCAAAGTTTGTTTTGGGAGATGACATAAGGATTGCACTAGTTCCAGAAAATTGTAGTCTGCTGCAATTGATAAACATAGCTCGGTGTAAGTACAGTCCCCACCTGAAGGCAATGCTTCTTAAATTTCAGGACATAGAGGGTGACTTGGTGACAATTACATCAAGTGAAGAACTAAGGTGGGTTGAAGACCTGAAGCAAGGACCAGCTCGATTGTACATAAAAGAAGTAAGTCCTGAGCGTGAGATCACTAGGGACATTGTTATGCCCAGTATATCTACTGCAACGTTAGAAAGAAAGCAGAGCATTTCTGAGTGTGGAAGTTCTAGGATTGCAGAAGAAAAGAACTCATCATATGCTGATGACTGGATGATGCAGTTTGCTCGTCTATTCAAGAACCATGTTGGTTTTGATTCTGATGCATATGTAGATCTCCGTGACCTTGGTACGCGGCTGTACTATGAAGCAATGGAAGACACCATCACAAGCGACGAAGCTCAGGAGATATTTCATGCAGCAGAGGCAAAATTTCAAGAAATGGCAGCTCTAGCATTGTTTAATTGGGGCAACATACACATGTCTCGTGCAAAGAAGAGATTATGTTTATCTGAAGATGCTCCAAAAGAATCTGTACTTTCCCAGGTCAAGCGTGCATATGAATTGGCATGTGCTGAATATGTCAAAGCTGGAAAGAAGTTTGAAGATACTGTGGACGTAAAACCAGATTTTTATGAAGGTCTTATTGCACTTGGACATCAACAGTTTGAGCAAGCAAAGCTTTCTTGGCGTTATGCAGATGCATGCAAGGTAGACATGGGAACTGAAGTACTGGAACTATTTAACCGTGCTGAGGATAATATGGAAAAAGGAATGGAGATGTGGGAGGGAATAGAATATTTGCGACTAAAAGGGATGTCTAAATCAAAAAAGGAGAAAATCCTACTGGACAAGTTGGGCTTGGATGGGCACCAAAAAGATTTAACATCAGATGAAGCGTTTGAGCAAGCTTCAAATATGCGATCACAGCTAAACATTTCATGGGGTACCATTCTTTATGAGCGTTCAGTAGTAGAATTCAAGTTAGGTCTTGCTAGCTGGGAGGAAAGTCTCACCGAAGCAATTGAAAAATTTAAGACCGGTGGAGCTTCCCTGGCAGATATCAGTGTAATGATAAAGAACCACTGTGCGAATGAGAAAACTCAAGAAG GATTGAGCTTCAAGATTGATGAGATAGTTCAAGCATGGAACGAGATGTACGATGCTAAAAAGTTGAAAAATG GACTTGATGCTGTCGACATGGATACCAGTGTTGATGCTAACTGCAAAAG GCTGCTAACTGTTCGAAACTGTATATTCATGAACTGGACCCGATGA
- the LOC127300311 gene encoding HSP-interacting protein isoform X2: MEEIPSEKPSESGSINCASSSGNSQDTPNSLVDKDEGLIIGVVNDLKEAGMAVELKEGMAIELKEEGVAIELKEEGAVTIELKDEGVSIELTVEGASTKMKEGVAIDLKEDRTAIELKEEGADSKEDAAAIGLKDEEARIKLEEETRLSQKRDYEQAIKLKGDGTKLFQRRDYEGAASIFDEAIKLLPKEHGDIAFLHCNIAACYMHMNPEDYERAVDECNAALEASPKYTNALLKRARCFEALDRLDLAFSDVEKVLSFEPNNITALELFESIKEEMEEKENILEDQVVSPVEHKTVFAKEKIKRKVSRKFRNSIVQEEVWLIHDDDIQENDEDDNEENCDEENHMKIDLSNEENDAKEMQSRHNHDEDKCSTEQNHVKHDENKEGENHENQQLQHTSWDMEEMHRKEMQNQNKHENPLKEIKVRSGQSQQETHTAQNQVGDVDKRQKHIEEVHTTSQSKQETHTDMYERFINGNQVKNSLEQHTSRGEDKQENQSAVKLPSHGRDEQKHTREKSTYANDGETKTAKFVLGDDIRIALVPENCSLLQLINIARCKYSPHLKAMLLKFQDIEGDLVTITSSEELRWVEDLKQGPARLYIKEVSPEREITRDIVMPSISTATLERKQSISECGSSRIAEEKNSSYADDWMMQFARLFKNHVGFDSDAYVDLRDLGTRLYYEAMEDTITSDEAQEIFHAAEAKFQEMAALALFNWGNIHMSRAKKRLCLSEDAPKESVLSQVKRAYELACAEYVKAGKKFEDTVDVKPDFYEGLIALGHQQFEQAKLSWRYADACKVDMGTEVLELFNRAEDNMEKGMEMWEGIEYLRLKGMSKSKKEKILLDKLGLDGHQKDLTSDEAFEQASNMRSQLNISWGTILYERSVVEFKLGLASWEESLTEAIEKFKTGGASLADISVMIKNHCANEKTQEGLSFKIDEIVQAWNEMYDAKKLKNGSSSFRLEPLFRRQPSKLHNILEHIKHT, from the exons ATGGAGGAAATACCAAGCGAGAAGCCAAGCGAATCTGGATCAATTAATTGCGCAAGTAGTTCAGGCAACAGCCAGGACACTCCAAATTCATTGGTGGATAAAGACGAAGGCCTCATTATTGGGGTGGTAAACGACTTAAAGGAGGCGGGGATGGCTGTCGAACTAAAGGAGGGGATGGCTATTGAGTTGAAGGAGGAGGGAGTGGCTATTGAGCTGAAGGAGGAAGGGGCGGTGACTATCGAATTGAAGGATGAGGGCGTGTCTATCGAATTGACGGTCGAGGGGGCATCTACCAAAATGAAGGAGGGGGTGGCTATCGACTTGAAGGAGGACAGAACAGCCATTGAACTGAAGGAGGAGGGTGCTGACTCGAAGGAGGATGCGGCCGCTATCGGTTTGAAGGATGAGGAGGCGAGGATCAAATTGGAGGAAGAGACAAGGTTATCCCAGAAGAGGGACTATGAGCAGGCTATCAAACTAAAGGGGGACGGGACAAAGCTATTCCAGAGGCGGGACTATGAAGGGGCAGCCTCCATATTTGACGAGGCAATAAAGCTCTTGCCAAAGGAGCATGGCGATATCGCCTTCCTCCACTGCAACATTGCTGCATGTTACATGCACATGAACCCTGAGGATTATGAACGCGCGGTTGATGAGTGCAATGCAGCACTGGAGGCATCACCCAAATATACAAATGCATTACTGAAAAGGGCGCGATGCTTTGAAGCATTGGATAGGCTGGATCTAGCTTTTAGTGATGTGGAAAAGGTGCTGAGCTTCGAACCGAACAACATTACTGCATTGGAGCTCTTTGAGAGTATTAAGGAGGAGATggaggagaaagaaaatataTTGGAGGATCAGGTTGTGTCACCAGTGGAGCATAAGACGGTATTTGCAAAagagaagatcaagaggaaagtaTCTCGAAAATTCAGAAACTCCATAGTCCAGGAAGAGGTGTGGTTGATTCATGATGACGATATCCAAGAGAatgatgaagatgacaatgaagaaaactgtgatgaagaaaaccataTGAAGATAGATTTAAGCAATGAAGAAAATGACGCCAAGGAGATGCAGTCGAGGCATAATCATGATGAAGATAAATGTTCCACAGAACAGAACCATGTGAAACATGATGAGAACAAAGAAGGAGAAAATCATGAAAACCAACAACTGCAGCACACTTCTTGGGATATGGAAGAAATGCATCGCAAAGAAATGCAGAATCAAAACAAGCATGAAAATCCCCTCAAAGAGATAAAGGTGAGAAGTGGTCAGAGTCAGCAGGAAACACACACAGCACAGAATCAGGTCGGCGATGTGGACAAACGTCAAAAGCACATTGAGGAGGTACACACTACTAGTCAAAGCAAACAAGAAACTCACACTGACATGTATGAAAGGTTTATCAATGGCAACCAAGTAAAAAACTCCTTAGAGCAGCATACTAGTCGTGGTGAGGACAAGCAGGAAAACCAAAGTGCAGTCAAACTGCCAAGTCATGGTAGAGATGAGCAAAAGCATACGAGGGAGAAGAGCACATATGCTAACGATGGAGAAACGAAGACTGCAAAGTTTGTTTTGGGAGATGACATAAGGATTGCACTAGTTCCAGAAAATTGTAGTCTGCTGCAATTGATAAACATAGCTCGGTGTAAGTACAGTCCCCACCTGAAGGCAATGCTTCTTAAATTTCAGGACATAGAGGGTGACTTGGTGACAATTACATCAAGTGAAGAACTAAGGTGGGTTGAAGACCTGAAGCAAGGACCAGCTCGATTGTACATAAAAGAAGTAAGTCCTGAGCGTGAGATCACTAGGGACATTGTTATGCCCAGTATATCTACTGCAACGTTAGAAAGAAAGCAGAGCATTTCTGAGTGTGGAAGTTCTAGGATTGCAGAAGAAAAGAACTCATCATATGCTGATGACTGGATGATGCAGTTTGCTCGTCTATTCAAGAACCATGTTGGTTTTGATTCTGATGCATATGTAGATCTCCGTGACCTTGGTACGCGGCTGTACTATGAAGCAATGGAAGACACCATCACAAGCGACGAAGCTCAGGAGATATTTCATGCAGCAGAGGCAAAATTTCAAGAAATGGCAGCTCTAGCATTGTTTAATTGGGGCAACATACACATGTCTCGTGCAAAGAAGAGATTATGTTTATCTGAAGATGCTCCAAAAGAATCTGTACTTTCCCAGGTCAAGCGTGCATATGAATTGGCATGTGCTGAATATGTCAAAGCTGGAAAGAAGTTTGAAGATACTGTGGACGTAAAACCAGATTTTTATGAAGGTCTTATTGCACTTGGACATCAACAGTTTGAGCAAGCAAAGCTTTCTTGGCGTTATGCAGATGCATGCAAGGTAGACATGGGAACTGAAGTACTGGAACTATTTAACCGTGCTGAGGATAATATGGAAAAAGGAATGGAGATGTGGGAGGGAATAGAATATTTGCGACTAAAAGGGATGTCTAAATCAAAAAAGGAGAAAATCCTACTGGACAAGTTGGGCTTGGATGGGCACCAAAAAGATTTAACATCAGATGAAGCGTTTGAGCAAGCTTCAAATATGCGATCACAGCTAAACATTTCATGGGGTACCATTCTTTATGAGCGTTCAGTAGTAGAATTCAAGTTAGGTCTTGCTAGCTGGGAGGAAAGTCTCACCGAAGCAATTGAAAAATTTAAGACCGGTGGAGCTTCCCTGGCAGATATCAGTGTAATGATAAAGAACCACTGTGCGAATGAGAAAACTCAAGAAG GATTGAGCTTCAAGATTGATGAGATAGTTCAAGCATGGAACGAGATGTACGATGCTAAAAAGTTGAAAAATGGTAGTTCTTCTTTCCGTCTTGAACCTTTATTTCGAAGGCAGCCTTCGAAGCTGCATAACATACTAGAGCACATAAAGCACACGTGA